One region of Quercus lobata isolate SW786 chromosome 2, ValleyOak3.0 Primary Assembly, whole genome shotgun sequence genomic DNA includes:
- the LOC115977130 gene encoding monogalactosyldiacylglycerol synthase 2, chloroplastic-like yields MVISVATPRKSITEKVFQKVGGYYHGSKSNQSQRRCSNETDYDYDEDSTVELVQIGAERTKNVLILMSDTGGGHRASAEAIRDAFQIEFGDEYRIFVKDVWKEYTGWPLNDMERSYKFMVKHVQLWKVAFHGTSPRWIHSFYLAAIAAYYAKEVEAGLMEYKPDIIISVHPLMQHIPLWVLKWQGLQKKVVFVTVITDLNSCHPTWFHPGVNRCYCPSEEVAKRALLDGLEESQTRVFGLPIRPSFARAVLSKDQLREELEMDPELPAVLLMGGGEGMGPVKKTALALGESLFDNDLGKPIGQLIIICGRNKTLAATLQSEQFKIPVKVRGFETQMEKWMGACDCIITKAGPGTIAEALIRGLPIILNDYIPGQEKGNVPYVVDNGAGVFTRSPKETARLVTEWFSTKKDELKIMSENAFKLAQPEAVFNIVRDIHDLACQRGPLANIPYMLTSSFTSLI; encoded by the exons ATGGTGATCTCCGTGGCGACCCCCAGGAAGTCGATAACAGAGAAGGTGTTCCAGAAGGTTGGAGGGTACTACCATGGCAGCAAAAGCAACCAAAGCCAGAGGAGGTGCTCGAACGAGACTGACTACGATTATGACGAGGATAGCACCGTGGAGCTGGTGCAGATTGGAGCAGAGAGGACCAAGAACGTGCTCATTCTCATGAGTGATACAGGTGGAGGACACAGAGCCTCTGCTGAGGCCATCAGAGACGCCTTTCAAATTGAGTTTGGCGATGAGTATAGG ATATTTGTGAAAGATGTATGGAAAGAATACACCGGCTGGCCATTAAATGACATGGAGAGATCATACAAGTTCATGGTGAAACATGTACAGTTATGGAAGGTTGCTTTCCACGGTACCTCTCCTCGATGGATACACAGCTTCTATCTTGCTGCCATTGCTGCCTACTATGCCAA AGAGGTGGAGGCCGGGCTAATGGAGTACAAGCCAGACATCATCATCAGTGTGCATCCTTTAATGCAACATATTCCTTTGTGGGTTCTTAAATGGCAAGGCCTCCAGAAGAAAGTGGTTTTTGTCACTGTCATCACTGACCTAAATAGTTGCCATCCTACATG GTTTCACCCTGGGGTTAATCGGTGCTATTGCCCATCAGAGGAGGTAGCCAAGAGAGCGTTACTGGATGGCCTTGAGGAGTCTCAAACTCGTGTTTTTGGCTTGCCCATCCGGCCTTCTTTTGCCCGTGCGGTTCTTTCCAAG GATCAATTGAGGGAAGAGCTTGAGATGGACCCAGAGTTGCCTGCAGTTTTGCTAATGGGAGGTGGTGAAGGGATGGGACCTGTTAAGAAAACTGCATTGGCTCTTGGGGAATCACTTTTTGATAATGATCTTGGAAAACCAATTGGgcaattaattattatatgtgGCCGTAATAAAACACTAGCTGCTACTCTTCAATCCGAGCAGTTTAAAATCCCAGTAAAG GTGAGAGGGTTTGAGACCCAAATGGAGAAATGGATGGGAGCTTGTGACTGCATTATAACAAAA GCTGGACCTGGTACAATTGCAGAGGCATTGATCAGGGGGCTTCCTATTATTCTCAATGATTACATTCCTGGACAA GAAAAGGGCAATGTACCTTATGTTGTAGACAATGGTGCCGGTGTCTTCACCCGAAGTCCTAAAGAAACTGCAAGACTAGTGACTGAATGGTTCAGCACCAAGAAAGATGAACTCAAGATAATGTCAGAGAATGCATTTAAATTAGCACAACCAGAGGCTGTCTTCAACATTGTGAGGGACATCCATGATCTCGCTTGCCAACGAGGGCCTCTAGCGAATATCCCCTACATGTTAACATCTTCATTCACAAGCCTCATTTAA